In Electrophorus electricus isolate fEleEle1 chromosome 14, fEleEle1.pri, whole genome shotgun sequence, a single window of DNA contains:
- the uros gene encoding uroporphyrinogen-III synthase isoform X1: protein MNVLLLKEPRESDSGPDPYIKELARHGLSATLIPVLSFKFVSLTALSDRVFQPEKHGGLIFTSPRAVEAVKMCIENSALREEWNMVKEKWNAKSVYVVGKATASLVESLGLNPQGEHTGTADVLSRLIVEREDPKILPLLFPCGTLKREVLPTTLRENGLPLEAVTVYQTVDHPDLEINITHYFSKQGIPASIAFFSPSGVKFCLELLKRLVGPQLDQIKFAAIGPTTADALEAEGLRVSCLAEKPTSQHLAKSVVQALNTGPSDW from the exons ATGAATGTACTGCTTTTAAAAGAGCCCCGAGAGAGCGACAGCGGACCAGATCCATATATCAAG GAGCTGGCTAGACATGGACTCTCAGCAACACTGAttcctgttctgtcttttaAGTTTGTGTCCCTGACTGCCTTGTCTGATAGG GTTTTTCAGCCAGAAAAGCATGGAGGACTCATCTTTACAAGCCCGAGAGCAGTCGAGGCTGTGAAAATGTGTATTGAAAACAGCGCCCTGAGAGAAG aatGGAACATGGTAAAAGAGAAGTGGAATGCAAAATCAGTGTATGTGGTTGGGAAAGCTACTGCATCATTAG TTGAGAGTCTGGGGCTTAACCCCCAGGGAGAGCACACCGGCACGGCTGACGTTCTGTCCCGGCTCATTGTGGAAA GAGAAGATCCGAAGATTTTGCCTCTGCTGTTTCCTTGTGGTACTTTGAAGAGAGAAGTGCTTCCCACCACACTGAGGGAAAATG GCCTTCCTCTGGAGGCTGTCACAGTCTATCAGACAGTGGATCATCCTGATCTGGAGATAAACATCACTCACTATTTTTCTAAACAG GGAATACCTGCCAGCATTGCTTTCTTTAGTCCTTCCGGGGTAAAGTTCTGTTTGGAGCTGCTGAAGAGACTGGTCGGACCACAGCTGGACCAAATAAAG tttgCCGCTATAGGCCCCACCACTGCAGATGCTCTGGAGGCTGAGGGGCTGAGGGTCAGCTGCTTGGCTGAGAAACCCACCTCACAGCACCTCGCCAAGAGTGTCGTACAGGCCCTAAACACAGGCCCCTCAGACTGGTGA
- the uros gene encoding uroporphyrinogen-III synthase isoform X2, whose protein sequence is MNVLLLKEPRESDSGPDPYIKELARHGLSATLIPVLSFKFVSLTALSDRVFQPEKHGGLIFTSPRAVEAVKMCIENSALREEWNMVKEKWNAKSVYVVGKATASLVESLGLNPQGEHTGTADVLSRLIVEREDPKILPLLFPCGTLKREVLPTTLRENGLPLEAVTVYQTVDHPDLEINITHYFSKQGIPASIAFFSPSGVKFCLELLKRLVGPQLDQIKLDSSPVCRYRPHHCRCSGG, encoded by the exons ATGAATGTACTGCTTTTAAAAGAGCCCCGAGAGAGCGACAGCGGACCAGATCCATATATCAAG GAGCTGGCTAGACATGGACTCTCAGCAACACTGAttcctgttctgtcttttaAGTTTGTGTCCCTGACTGCCTTGTCTGATAGG GTTTTTCAGCCAGAAAAGCATGGAGGACTCATCTTTACAAGCCCGAGAGCAGTCGAGGCTGTGAAAATGTGTATTGAAAACAGCGCCCTGAGAGAAG aatGGAACATGGTAAAAGAGAAGTGGAATGCAAAATCAGTGTATGTGGTTGGGAAAGCTACTGCATCATTAG TTGAGAGTCTGGGGCTTAACCCCCAGGGAGAGCACACCGGCACGGCTGACGTTCTGTCCCGGCTCATTGTGGAAA GAGAAGATCCGAAGATTTTGCCTCTGCTGTTTCCTTGTGGTACTTTGAAGAGAGAAGTGCTTCCCACCACACTGAGGGAAAATG GCCTTCCTCTGGAGGCTGTCACAGTCTATCAGACAGTGGATCATCCTGATCTGGAGATAAACATCACTCACTATTTTTCTAAACAG GGAATACCTGCCAGCATTGCTTTCTTTAGTCCTTCCGGGGTAAAGTTCTGTTTGGAGCTGCTGAAGAGACTGGTCGGACCACAGCTGGACCAAATAAAG TTAGACTCCAGTCCTG tttgCCGCTATAGGCCCCACCACTGCAGATGCTCTGGAGGCTGA
- the zgc:92749 gene encoding elongation of very long chain fatty acids protein, which yields MNETLAEYFEFEQRFDERAAFEWFQENWTTSFVFCTVYAAIVFLGQHFMRERQKLDLRGPLMFWSLSLAVFSIIGAIRTGSYLLHLLTSSGFRESVCDTKFYSAPVSKFWAYAFTLSKAPELGDTIFIILRKQRLLFLHWYHHITVLLYTWYSYKDQVAGGSWFMTMNYAIHSLMYSYYTARAAGLRLPRPCAMLVTAAQILQMAIGLTVLVLVHHWQHDAHCPSNMSNITCGLLMYLSYLLLFSLFFYQSYLKGTNGKGQEGRVKGD from the exons ATGAACGAGACGCTCGCCGAGTATTTTGAATTTGAGCAGCGCTTTGACGAAAGAGCGGCGTTTGAATGGTTTCAAGAAAACTG gACCACGTCATTTGTCTTCTGCACCGTCTATGCTGCCATTGTTTTCTTAGGCCAGCActttatgagagagagacagaagctcGACTTGCGCGGACCTCTCATGTTCTGGTCACTGAGTCTGGCAGTATTCAG CATTATTGGAGCTATCCGTACAGGATCCTACCTGCTACATTTGCTCACCTCCAGTGGGTtccgagagagtgtgtgtgacaccaAGTTCTACAGTGCCCCCGTCAGCAAGTTCTGGGCATATGCCTTTACCCTTAGCAAGGCACCCGAGCTTG GTGACACGATCTTCATCATCCTCCGCAAGCAGCGCCTCCTCTTTCTGCACTGGTACCACCACATCACCGTGCTGCTGTACACCTGGTACTCTTACAAGGACCAGGTAGCTGGTGGCAGCTGGTTTATGACCATGAACTACGCCATCCACTCGCTCATGTACAGCTACTACACAGCCCGTGCAGCCGGCCTGCGCCTGCCGAGACCCTGCGCCATGCTGGTCACTGCTGCGCAGATCCTGCAGATGGCCATCGGCCTGACGGTCCTTGTCCTCGTCCATCACTGGCAGCATGATGCTCACTGCCCATCCAACATGTCCAACATTACTTGTGGTTTGCTCATGTACCTCAGCTAcctgctgcttttctctttgttcttctACCAGTCCTACCTAAAGGGGACAAATGGCAAAGGGCAAGAAGGAAGGGTTAAAGGCGACTAG